The Ciconia boyciana chromosome 4, ASM3463844v1, whole genome shotgun sequence DNA window GCAGTATCATTCTGAGCTTGCCAACCTTCAAGTGGCACACTTCATGCTTTATGGTGGTTGCTTAGTAAACAACACCTGTGTGTGACCACACTCATCCCTGTTGTAAACGTCTTAGCTCAGTGACGCCAATTAAGTAATGCTTGCATTCACATATTCTGAATTTTGGACTTTGAATAGGTTGCTTATGGTCTTTTTAGcttgttatttatattttctcacAGAATTGGTTGATGAGGTGTTATTGATGAGTTTTATATCCTTTTATAGCTGCTTACTAAATTTGTATCTTCATAATACTCAAATAATTCGACATTGCCAAccaatgtttattttatttttcacactcTAACCTTTCTCCTtgggaattaattttcttagttACCTGAAAAATTGTTACTCAGTGTTTGTAATAGCAGAACACCAGGAGAAAGTGGAATAAGGTTAGCTTTTGTGAGGAAAGAGAATTCTcagaattcaaaacaaattattatttggACACTAgttgttagatttttttaaattttgttgttgttacatCTCAAATGATTTCATGGAATTCATTTCCCATTCCGTGGGAAACTGAGgtaatttgcctttaaaaaaagaaaggggaggtAGGCACATAACCAGGTAACCATAAAGCTGTTTATCCTGAATGACATGGGAAATAGAAGAAATTGAATGGGAAATGGAAAGCTGTCTCTGATGCACCCTcgaaaaaggaaaacagcagtagCATTAGTACTCCTGAACCATAGTGGTCACGCACACCTCTTTGGCATGGAAAGATTCTACTGGTTTGAAATTCTGTTTGTAAAATGGGTGATAGAGATGGGTATGGCAGTGTTTAACAACAGATGGAATTGGCTCCAGTGCCCATTTCATCTAACCTCTTCACGTGCTAATTCTCTTCTGCAAGACTGCTCACGCACTGAGCTTCTGAGTGGCTTTCAGTGGGGTACTGTATTTTGCTACTGTTTCCATCCAGCTTCCATTTATTGTGGAATATCTGTCCAAAATTATACTGCTTTAGAAACACAGATTCCATAGTAGCCAAGCCTAGATCAGTGTTTGAGTCCTGATCAAGATCCTGTGCAGAGCAGATCTTCTGAGCTGAGTGACTTAAATAGCTCCCTGAATCTATTAACCTGTAAGTTTAAGATTTTGTGTCTTGTAGTGACTTATTTCACTGTGCTCTGGCGAAAAGATTTGTCTTGAAGGAAATACCTGGTTATTCAGGCtcattcatttcctttctttttactaGTGGGCTCTTTACAGCACACAACATAAAGgtgttgaggaaaaaatgaaactaaaaataaacttagGAGTATCTTTTCCTCAGACCACATTTTATGGTTACCATTACTATCCCTGCAGACTTCCTGTAGTTaaaagaagaagcagcagcagcatgtgaCCCCAGGAATCTGAAAGAAAGTAGTCTGCAGAAAGGAACTAGAGTTGCAGACAGCTTTGACAGATTAAAAGCATATATTGAACAGAATTTCTAGCTTTGTCAtttttggaggggaaggggaccCACTGTGTTTGGAGCCGACTGGAAGCTATGTCTGCAGaatgtgcagcaggaaaacacaaGTCCATTCTGCCCGTAGTCCACATGCGAGTGTGACTTTGATCCAAAAGCCAAGTGACCAGGCTAGGGACAGCTAATGCACTATTCTGGGTGGCTGCCAGGAAGCGATAATTGTCTTTCTTAACAGCCCTGGTCATTAAGAGTTTTATTCTAAAACCAATAACCTAGTCaagtccttttttaaaaacactgtatatataaaaataacattaatatttttatatgtctgtgtatacatatatgtacacagATGTCCatatgtttgtatatatataaattctcTTGAATAAATTATGACAATGTTGCATAAGTTATTATGGAAGACCGTAAGCAAGGCTAGTtgtataaggaagaaatatctTGTTAGAACAACCAATatgagagggagggaggcacaGGCAGGTGTCTAGGCCAGTTATCCCTTCCAGACTGAAGATCTGGTTGTGTCTGAATGCTGATCTGTTTTGTCCACCTAGGCTACCAGACTGCATTACTTGAAAGATGCTCACTGTcactttaatttcattattttttcttgccgTGACTAGGTGTTTAATGTTAAACATTTATGATCCTTCCTGGGGATCTGCACTATTGTGATTATACAAACTAAGCAAAAAGATATAAAAGCTAGCCTGtaatcagaatttctttttttctttcttgtcacAATTAATTTCCTCTGTACACCACAAGTTTGTGCTGAGGACTGATACATGCTCACACACACCTTCTCTATGGTAGTGCTGTGCTCTACCTTTAACTCAAAATGCAGCTGTAGAAACTGTTCTGAAATACCTATATTAGCTATGTCACACTCTGTTTagattatttctgaaatgcacCTGTTACTGTGCATAATGAATGGAGCTGTCAAATATGATGAGATTTTATTGCGTTTGGTCCCTTTAGTTGAACCATCTTGGAACTGACTTTTTTACTCCAACAGTTACATGGGCTGCAGCTACATAAATGAGTACGAACTAATGTGATTGTGTCTGGGCTAAAGCAGGTAAGAGGCAAGAAATGTCGTAGTGACATTTTTGTGTTATCAAGAGTTGATGAAGTTAACcatgttgaagaaaaaagacactTGGTGGActactttttaatgtttgctttaGGAAAAGCACACTCTTGATAGGGGAGACTTGGGACGACATTGTAGCTTGGAGGAAGAGGACTCAAGTACGCAGGAATGCAAAGAATTACTCCCAGTAAGGCTGTTCCACACAAATGCTGAAGCTGTGGGTCTATTTAGAGCAAAAAATGATTTCCTGTGAACTGAATCTGAAATATATGAGATGTCTACTTTATCTAAAAGGGACTGTTTCATTAGAGGCGTATTGGTGCTAGCTCTGTTAAACATTTCCTTAATCAGCCTTTTGGGAAATGTGCTGTCTCCAAGCTTGCTTATATTCAGCAAGTTGCTGAAGTCTGTAGTTGCATTTGAGACGTCGGGTAATTTGCTGCTTTCATGACAGCCTAGTTGCTGAGCAAATGGTTTATAGTGATTAATGGGTAGGAGTAGAGGAACTGGCTTGTGCAGGAGGGCTACGGAATGGTCAATCTGTTTTCAGAACCTCACATCTGAAACAATGATAGATAGGTAGTATTGTTAAAACTGTGAATAGTAAAGCTTTTTTGCACAGTACCAGGTTAGCTATGTTAAATCCTGTGATACTGGATTGAGGATAATTCATAAGTCATTCTGGGGACTGGGGAAGGAGACTGGGAATACAGATGAGAGTTGCATAGTCCATATATTACTAGCAAAGCTTGAAATATCTTTGTGttgggttgaccctggccagtAACTAAGCACCCACCAGCTGCTCAGTcacttccctctccccctccggtgggatgggggagagaactggaagaacaaaagtgagaaaaactcatgggttgtaataaagacagtttaataagtgaaggaaagaaagaaaaaaaacaagtgatgcaaagtcAGTCACTCATCATCTCCCACCAGTAGACCAATGCCCAACCAGTCCCCAAGCAACAGCTACATTAGAAAGACCAGACGCACgtgttttattgctgagcacaacatTATATGGCagggaatatccctttggtcagttctGGTCaactgtcccagctctgtcctctCCAAACATCTTTCCCAGCCCCAGGCtacttgctgagggtgcagagtgaaaaacagaaaaggccttgatgctaTGCAatcactgttcagcaacagctgaaACACTGGTATGCTGTCAACAGTGTTTTAGTCACAGATATAGAACACAGCACCATACTGGCTGCTACAAAGCATCCCAGCCAGAGCCAGTACAATCTTCTGCAGTAtctaacagaataaaaatacattaaaataactttttgaaCAACCATGCCAGGTCAGTGTAATTTAGGATATTGAGAAGATGGCAGCTGAGTATAGAAAGGACCATGTCCAGATTGTACTCTTGGCAAAACAAGATAGAGTCTTTGCTTCCTGAGAATACTGATTCCATTCCAGTCCATTGTGGATGAATGGTACAGGTGCTATATCTCTGTATAATTGTGGACTTGGAGAATAGCATAAAATATCTATTGTCTGGCATAAcagatcttaatttttttcttccttgtttctcaGTTGAGTGAAGACATTGAAATTTTCAATATACTGTATTGTCTTTTTTGAATTAATAATCTGAAAGTTAAGATGTTAGTGCcctatggaagaaaaaacatgtaatgtatgtgtatatatcaGACATTATGGCACACATATTTTTGTAGAGAAGTACACTGAAATTATATGCAAGGGAAAGTATCTTCCAAATGCATGTATTAAAGCAGTGACATATCTGCATGTAGTATGCTTGATTAGTACAATTAGAGGATGTAAGTACATGTGATAAAATATGACACAAATTACATGCTGGACATGGTATCCCTATGAGTTAATCTGAAATGACTGGCATCTTTTTTCCAGTAGTTTTAAGCACACATGTCCTATGTTGACACTATGACAAAAGTTCATCTAGGCAGAGGTCTTACACTGGAAGTGATGAAACTGGAAGTGTGTCTGTTGTGATGTCAAACATTTAGTAGTGCTGAGGTGCTGTTGGAAAGGGCTGGAGAGTTGATTAGGTCACAAACTAGCATTGTCTTCTCACAGAATGGATGGAAGTAGCTTCTGGCTCTCCACAGTTATTATGGTCAAACACAGAATCATCTTCAGTTTGTCAGACtaccttttcagtatttttacttgtttcatGTGATGAATAGGAGgtcacacatttttttttgccaataCTTGTGATgtttcagatgaaaagaaagaagcaacaaataaaacccTTAGGCCTTACCTTTATGTGTCATCTCATTGTGGAAATTTGAGTAAAACAGTGGTTTATAAAGTTTGACTGTTAAGGAAAACGTGAAGTCAGTTAACTTAAATATATCTGTGAAATGCAGCACTGTAATATTCCACTGTGCTTCACCATTAAcacttctgtgtgtgtgcatcaaCCACCACAACTAAGTTGGAAAGTAGGACTTTGTGcttaatgtgtattttttatttagtttttttttcaaattgttgCTCTTTATGTTAATCTATAATAAGTGGTTGACTGTGAACTCATCACCTCCATCTAATAAGggtttaaataatttgaaatttacAGTTTCAGTAAGTTCAATATCTCAACTCTCAGACATTTGTACAGCAGCTTGCAACATAAACGCAGGTTATtgtgaaaaaaagttaaaagtccACAAGCCTTTTTCCAAATgatgcacttctgaaaattttagaTCACCCAAGTAGCCATAATAAGAATAATTTGGGGTGAATGCTTAGCTGCCTGGATCTGCTAAGTAGCTTAGAGTAATTGTAAATGGAAATGGGTTTGTGTCTTGCTTCTCCGAGTAATGAAAAGCTATCCCCAAGAGTTGTCATAGCAGCTGTGTTTCTCATCTAAATAGTATTGTACTAGTGCGTGTACAAGTCTTGTCATTGACTAGCATTCCTGTTAATGGACTGCTTATGTAGCCTGATCAGGTTCCCACTTGAACTTAATTGAAAGTATTAGTATAGCaatacttttacttttttttcttttactaattatttaaatagatttGTCCTAGGTGTGAAAAGTGgattttttctgtgattttttaacCCATTCATTGCCTGCAGCCTGCTATCTAGAGTTtgattttgaaggaaatgagtaatttttttaatcacttttgcCTTGTAGGTTAATCTCCGAGCCACTGATGTGAAGCTTATGCGTCAGCTACTCATCATCAATGAAAGTATTGAATCAATCAAGTGGATGATTGAAGAGAAGGCCATTGCCAGCAGAGGTAGCAGTTTGAGTGGCAGCCTGTGCAGCTTGCTGGAAAGTCAGGAGACATCCCTCCACGGCAGCTGTAACAGTTTACAAGACTGTAGTGATGGACTGGATGGAATATCAGTGGGGAGTTATTTGGACACCTTAGTGGATGATGTCCCTGGTCACCAAACCCCTTCAGATATGGACCAGTTCAGTGATTCTTCTATTATGGAGGACTCACAGCCTCTGCACAAGCATCCCAAAATTGATTCTGATGAGTACTACTGTTTTGGTTAATAAAAACAAGTTCCAGTGGGACACAAATGCACTTGTActtatcctttttctttgctgctatTGTATTTCATGtgcaaaacccccaaacttctCTTGGAAGGAAAACATAATATGATACTTTAATTCCACTTCATaacttttctgttgcttctaATACATTTTCTCCTTGGTGGGTTGggcttttctccttctcaccttttctttttcttaatttattgtcgcaatttttcttttttgttttatttttttacaatgctGTATTTACAGGTCTTTAAAAGTGGTGAAGGAAAAgctttatctttaaaatgagaCATCAGGGAATGAGAGCAACAATTTTGTATTTGATGGCAATAAAGTATCTTCTGATAAATACGTGTTGTGGTAAATTTTCTTGACTACCAGGTTTGGCCTTTCCAAAGACACTGTTCTTATTGAGCCTTAAATCTGAATCTTGAATACCTCTACAAAATAATTCTCCTTTTGTAAGCAATGATACTTGATTCTGTTAAGCCATCTTCACTTGGAATATAAAGTATCCTAAATTTTTCTGTGTggggtttctttcttcttgaatGTTCTCATCCTTCTTGTCTAATTATGATTTTAAATTCTGGGCCTCATTGGTGTCTTGCAGTAATACATTCCAATACTGGAAGCTCTGCGTAagagtttatttcatttttgtgcttcatacctttaattttcattgaacCTTCTGTTTTATAGGCATAGTCTATAtctgtaaaaaaatgaaagaggcaTCCCACATTGAAAATATCCAATTCTAATAGTTTGGATACTGAACCAAAATTCCTCAgcagagttattttaaaaatgtaatttaaagtcTTGACAATTTTTACCTTGAAATTTTGAGGGATTTAGAGGGCACTGGTGAAACATTTTACCAGGCAATGTCCTGATTTGCTTTTGTATGCACACCCTCATCCTTAACaagtttactttgtttttaccAAATATTATTACTTGGAGTTCACTTTAAGCTTTTTGTGCCTACTGGTACAGCTGAGAGCTATGGCTAGTTATTAATATTGGAAgcatctgagaagaaaaagaggaacaaaCTCCTGTGTGGAAAGTCTCTGGCTTTGAGACTCTCTGGGCCATGCTTTTGTGCAGAAGATTAGGAGGCAGATTCTTCTTTTAATTGCTTCAGAATCataaagaaacaagattttatCCTTCTACagtagagaaaaaataagaataaaagaaataaaattgaactGGACACTTTAAGAGGGTAATGAATGTGTATTTCCAGCTTACAGATAGTGAAAGAGATGTTGATACTTACACATCATCTAAAAGTGTCCTGTCTTGCCATGTCTGTATTCCTACTGCCAGCAAAGCATGAAATTCCCTCACTGAAGAAACTAATGGTTGCCAAGTATAGTACAGGCTCcctatttaaaatatcttttacacATTCTGATGGAATAAAGCTAGTATATGCAGCAGTTGACGTATGTTGGTTTGGTTCATTTTGGGATAAAGTAACAGTCAAATAAGGTTCTGCTCTTCCAAGCCATGTTTCCATGGACCTGCCTTGTCCAGTCTTGATCAACACCAAATttggagaaaaggtaaaaactgaagaaattgaAAGTGGCAATTTGTGCTTTGTGGTTAGCTCCATTACTTCTCAATACAGTAGATGTCCATGGccctcaaaatgaaaaaacaagatATGTATATTTTGCTTCGGACATCATGGTTTATTCAAATAGAATGAGAGTGAAGAAATGTGTGGTTACCAAGAATGAGGCTTCTCATTTCAACTTCGGAGATCAACCAGGATATTGCAGATAgcttgaaggaaaacagaggcgAGCCCTCAAATGACAATGCTGTGCTGACTtaatatttttaggttttttaattcctttcccaGCTTATGACTGCTGGacatagtttgaaaaaaaaaagtttgaagaaaaaaccttggaaaaaattatttctcagtgtACCATTAAATAGAACATCAACTGTGAAttcaaaatagcttttattactttactttaaattatttgaatctAGGGAACAGAACTAACTCCCTGGTGTTATACTGTGACTCTCTTGAAAGTTTTTCTACCTTTATTGCTTGGCGTGCAAGTTAAACATTGGGATGTATACTCCTCTGAATGTAATGAATGTGCAATATAgacagccttttcttctccaactGAGATTTTGGGCAGTAGGCCAAGACGCACATAAAAATTttctactatgaagaaaattcaaaaatattcttaacGTACCTTCTCAAATATCCCCTAGAGCTATGGTGAAATTACTTCAAGGAAAATACAAGCTGTAGCTGTCACCCACCCACTCACAGCTGTAATACTGGATAAAGAGTAAATACATCAGTGATAGATTTATCATAGTATGAttaaaaagttcatttaaatGGGAATCgaagctggcagaaaaaaatcctactacTAGAAGTggtgaaataaaaactgtatgTGATTAGAAGCTTTTATTCCTGTATGTCTCTTGActggaaatggagaaagagTACAAATGACAAAATAGGCCAGGAAACTGTTAGAAGGAAACAAGAATTTCCAGTGTTGTGTTTCTCATATCCAGGAACACCAGGAACgccttggtttttatttttgaagcataAAACTTCAAAGATTTAGGTTTGACTTAGATTCCTTAATTGCATTAATAGGACTTCATAGCCAAAAGATAATAATTTACTCTGACTTCCCACTTAAGACAAACCATGAAATTTTGTTATCTCCTAAAATGAATCCAATAACTTACAATTGAACTACAAGTTCACTATTTAGACAATGGAAAATGTTCAATgctccttaaaaaaatattcccattgggtaattaattttgcttttaaacagtttacatatttcttccagctttctctTGACTCGGTCAACCTTGGTCTTGCAAAATCTTTGTCCAGTAAAAAGGGATCTGGATGCCCTCTTCTAGCGTTTTGCAGAGCTgggttcttttttcccttaggttttcttgtaattttttttctgattgacAGAACTAAAAAACAATATTCAGTAGTATAGGGCAGAGTACCTGAAAGCACTTTACAAAGCTATGTCTGTTTTAAATGGATaaaagcaacagattttttttttaaagtggaaaaatagcaaatatcATTCAGTTATTCTCTGTCATTTTCCACCATCTTGGTTCTTCTGTCACTTAGCTTGCTTTCAGGCATGACAAACAATTTCAAGACAATTTGTGAAACCACAGACAACAAACAACACCCAGTCCATTCTTATTTCCATACTGCTGAAGTTTTGTCTTTGAAAGACATTCCACTATGTAAGCTGTGCAATTCAGAGACAATATGGGACAGTCAAAAATATAGATTCAGTatactttctgttttaaaataactgtttcctGCTAATAATAGGAACCAGCTAGTAAATTGATTTGCTCTAGTTCACAAACAAACTATtgaaggagggggggggggggggggggaagctcAAACTTTTACATCTGAAAACTCTGGTGCTTTAAAGATTCTGCCAAGACAGTCTAGCTGTGAAGTTTTGTTGCACTTTCGAAAGAGCAATTAAATTCCTTTGAAATGTCTCTGCCAGCTGCCGGGTCTAGTATTGATCTCCAGGTTGCATGACTGTCTCCACAAATGCTATGAGAGGATGAAGAACCACACAAAAGCTCTTGGATCCATCAGTAGGCCAGAAATGTTGTATTAGAACACTGGAGACAGAACAGCATCTCTGCCTTTGGAAGGCACACTACCATTATCCTACAAATTGAAACAGGAtgacaaaaaaaggcagaaatctgGTGTATCTTCTGAAAATGAGCCCTGACTTTTGAAGGGAGTGGTAAAATGCTGGCAGTACTGTCAAAATGTTTGAAAGTTTGAAGTTTCAAAAATCTTTCTCCacatttccctttgaaaaagAGAACTGGTTAGTCAAGGTGAGTTAAGTGCAGTCTGAAATAATGCCTGGTTACACCACAGAGCTGCATCTCATATAACCCTATATAATCCACTGAgaaactgtggggtttttgtttagTAATCTTAAGCAGTTACTAAGCTGTCTAAAAAGCCTGTGCTAGTATTTTCATGTTGGCAACACTTCTGAACCAAGCCTAAAAGATGTGTCTTTGATATAAAGAATTAACATATACCCGATAAACATGAGATCAGTAGAAAGCATCCATCACCTTACAGCAAAGGGGGCTTTGTTTCACTTTAAATGTGCTCTGTTACAGCAAGTTTGTCTTTCTCAGAATAGCTACGAATTTACTATAGAAACAGTATAAGAGCATCCTGCCCTGAAACAAATAGAAGATTTTCCCttacataaattttaaaaaaaagacattaatgCTGCCTGCAGTTGACCTCTCCATTGGTCAGAGATTAAATTTCCCTCGTAAATATATCtagagtgaaaataaaacaatttcttctttttcctccatggAATTTTCTATGCTATGGTATACCACTAAGATAAACAGTCTTTatgaagtctttttaaaaacGTGCTCTTCTATCAAACATGCCTGATCTTCAGGACTGACATTTCTCTATAGTCTTGCTTGGTTTTATTGGCTCAGTCCTGACAGAAAAAGATAGGGGCCAGCAGAGTTTTCAAATGCGCCCATTTGAAATGGGCCAGCAAGGCCAGCAGAGTTTTGAAATGGACCCATTCAAAAGAATGTTTGAAAAGATATGTCTTTTAGTTACTGTGAGGGGACTACATGATACAAATGTCTGAGAATAAATATCAGTAAtacagtttatctttttttttttttccccaaaaaaattGGCTGCAGAAACTATGTTGGTATTCctgagcaattatttttttttttaccccattTTTATCTGACATCCATAtggacagaaagcagcagattAAGTCCAAAGGTCTGAAATCATGCTTTTACCTGTGGACCGTAGAGCGTGCTTATCTTCAGTGCAAACTTGTCAGCGTTGCTGGGTCCAAAATTTTATAGATAACAGCTATAACATTATAATACATTAAAACCCTTTCATATGATCACTGTATTGACCAGCTTCTGAAAACCTGTGAGACCACTGAAacctttttaatttagaaaggaTACTGCTTTGATTTTGTGAAGGAAAATGTTGTTAGAACAGCGTTAATTTTGGTTTATGAATTATGAACTCAAAGGACAAAGTATACAGTACAATTAAAAATCTTTCGTGTTAGGTCTATCTTGTAGTAGACTGTGCTTCTCTTCAATGTTTGTTATaccacttgaaaataaaaagcagtttcctttttttcagatggCATTATGTGAGGTTTTGCCACAACTGTTCAAAGTTGTAAGAGCAAACAGTTGTAGttccttatttaaaagaatgcaCTAAAATAATGagttaaaaaatagattttaagcTCCAGAAATTTTAACTGTAAACTATTTATTGTTGGGCAATATGGCTCTTGCTACTGatttaattttaaggaaaaaaaatctcatttttgaCTCTTgagttcttttttatttacattccAAGTCAAATTCCAAGAACCAGCATTACAGAAAGAGAACAATAAAGGCTATGTGAGAGTATTTGTAGAAAATGACTTGGTTAATTCTTTGTTCAACTTTTACTGTCAGAAATGTTCCCATCATCTTACCAGATGAGTGTCTAAACAATAGTGTATGATTTATCAGGCAAATCAGAATGAAGTAATACAGCATAAAGTTGTACTTGTAATAAAGTGATTGTGTtgcctttttagaaaaaaaaaaaaattctctaggaaggaaaggaaaagagacaatAACAGAGTAGTTATCGATGCACCCAGTCCTGTGTGCATCCAGATGATAGTGGATCTCAGTATGTTAAGGACAGATCTAACCCTATGACCAAGCTTGCAGGAGGCAGCCTAAGTGGTTTGCACatagaaaacaaatctgaatgCCTCCTCTGCATTTTCCATTGCAAACCATTTTCTGAACTCTATCTGAAAGTGTTTGttaaaccaaggaaaaaaattattttgagccTAGCATTTGGTAGTCTGGCTTCCTAGATTGCTTGTTCTACTCCTAAGACACACTAATTTCCAGGGGACTGCTCAAATGTTGAAGACAAAGTGCTACAGTTGTCTTAAAGTAGTACATGAATATAAAAAAACTATTTAACAGGAATATTTGGTACTTATTTTTCCCCTATCCATTTTTTGAGAACCATATCTTACTCATAGTTTGtaccatttttttctaaaaggcaGGTTTTTCCTGTGAACATGAGAGAACTCTCccaatatttatacattttgcAATCAAATTCTTTAGGCTAAGTTATTAACTGCCCAGTTGATATCACAAATTATCAAATTAGGGAGAACCTATTCACCTTTTGTGCATCTCTGAGAATTTTCATTGCTCAGAAGACCATCTCTTTCCATCAGCAATACAGCACCCTTTGTTTCCTGACAACTGGCTATCACACAGTTTGCACAGTCAAgtaatgctaaaaatattttgatgatgggggaggagaagggtaATTAAAATGCTCCTCGCTTTTTGCACAGAGAAGCTGTGTTTGGAACAGTGACATAATCCTTATGACAAATATGGCTTTCATTgtcccaccccacctccccattGCCTGAagtaatgtaaatatttgcttCAGTCCCTGAAGCTACCCGAAGTCATTGCTGGGTCACTTTCTTTCTGGTATACAACATGCTGATATCAGCACAGAGATTTCCAAAATGAGCCATAGTGCTGTATGGGAAGCTACCAACTTGTTTTAAACTTCAGATAGAACAGATTGCTTCTTCAGAATACCATCATTAGGAAAGGTAGAGTTGAGAAAggcttttacaaaataattatatttttatttaaattaatgtaagCCTAGGGATTTCAGTCTTATCATTCCATTTGTCGTACTGTAGCTTAAATTACTTTGGCAACTGAAGAAAGCTGAAGGGTGAGTTGCAGGTTGTAACAAGAAAACTGTGATTTACTGATGACCCTTTTATGTGTAAGCATatgtaaaagagaaagataacaccaaaaatattatgaaaatactATCATGgtactttttcctctgaaattaattcaaattcagAATATAATCTTGGATTTGCTGAAagactgagagagagagagagagagagagagagagagagagaagatcTCCAGGGAGTGTAGTTTCTTGGTGAACTGGGACACACAGATGAGGGAATGAATGAATATGAAgacaaaaatctgaataaaCAGAGTAGGCCACTGATCCTAGTGAAGTATGAACTAGCAATGGTCCTGAAAGCCAATTAAAGTATGAATGGATTTCCAGACATAAGCCTTACAAAGGACAGGGAATTTGATACAGTATTTGTGAAGACTTCCTTCTGGGTAAAGGTTTGGCagctgtggggtttgggttgaggtttttttggttcttttgttgctgttggtTGGTTAGCTCTTTTCCTTACTGAATGGTAAAGTAAAAACCTTACAT harbors:
- the LURAP1L gene encoding leucine rich adaptor protein 1-like, which encodes MEPGTPPDLRDVEQKLGRKVPESLARPLRGEELPGRPAAAAAPARGPAVAPGPRRRRAAALARLETKLHLLRQEMVNLRATDVKLMRQLLIINESIESIKWMIEEKAIASRGSSLSGSLCSLLESQETSLHGSCNSLQDCSDGLDGISVGSYLDTLVDDVPGHQTPSDMDQFSDSSIMEDSQPLHKHPKIDSDEYYCFG